In the Stakelama saccharophila genome, GCCACAGACCCGCACATTCTTGGGGAGCTCGACGCAGGGCAGTTAAGCACCATCCAGCTGATTGCCCAGCACCATCCGATTTCTGCGCCTGAGCTGGCCAAGCTCCGCCCCGATGACAAGATCGGCACGACCGCTTGGAACAATCGGCTGGCGACGCTGTCCGCCAAGGGCATGCTGAAGGAAGTGCGGCACGGCAAAACTAAACTCTTCAGCCCGGTTATGGAGGCCGTGTAATGGGTGCTGATTTCATCCGCGAACAGTCTGGCCAGCCCTGGCGCAAGCGCTGGAACAAGGGCGTGGACCGCCTCAAGCAGCCGGGCCTGTTCGATGTCCGGTTCGGGTCACAACAGCGGACCATTACGGCGGACATCGACCCCGGCACGAGCGTGCGGGCGGGCGACGAGCTCGTCGTGCAGTGTGGGTCCGGCAACGCCATGGTGTGCCGGGGGCAAAGCCGCATCGGTGCCGTCAAAGGCCTGCCGTCCGACATGCGCACAGCGGTTACCGACTGCGGCGGCGTCGCACTTGGGATTGTCGAACGGGTCAGCCTGTTCGGCAACAGCGTGGAGCTTCGTTTGCAATGAAGAATGCCAACAACAATTCGCTGCCCCGCATCGTGCGCAACTCGCAGCGCCTGTGGGACGATGCAGCCACGATGCCCTGTTCGCTGGGTTGCGTGAGCTGCGTAGATCGTCCCATCTGTGGCGGTGCGCACAACAGCGCCAGCTTCTTCGACTGTAGCGATTATTGCCGCTGCGATGACAAAGCGACCTGCGATTTGGTCTGCCGAGGCAACCCCAAACAGTTTGTAGAACGCCTGCGGGAGGTCAATGGCCTAGACCTCAAGAACGCGCCCCGCGCCCCAATCGTCCCTATTGAGGCACTGCCGCCCATGGTTCCGTTGATCGAGCATTCAACGGCGCGTGTCGGCACACTCAACTCTCCGATTGTCGCGCTGCCGCTCCATGCGCTTTTGGACATCAATGCGGGCACGTTGCGCTATCCCGACAGGGACGCGCTGAGTCAGAAGTTCGGTATCGATCCGAACGCCCGACTGGTGATTTCAGGGGTAGCACGCGACCGGAGGATCGAGCGCTACTGGGCGGCGACAGACAGGGCTGCCATGCTGGAGCAGCTGGCAGCCCTCGACATCGCGCTGATCACACCACCCAATTATAGCGTGCTGACCGATGTGCCCCGCACTGACAACATGCATGCCATGAAGCGCATTCTGATGGCGGCGGCTGAAATGATGCAGGCAGGGCTTCCTTCCGCGCTGCATGTCAACGCTCGGACGGAACGGGATTACGAGCGCTGGGCCGAGCTGATCGCCGAGCGGCCGGAGATTCAATGCCTAGCCTTCGAGTTCGCGACCGGCACGGGCCGTGGCGAACGGCTCGATTGGCATGTGGCGCAGCTGTCCGCACTTGCCGCTCGTGTGCCCCGACCGCTGGGTTTGGTGGTGCGTGGCGGCATGCGGGCACTGGAACCGCTGCGCGCATGGTTTGCGGCAGTGACGATGATCGATACCGACGCCTTCACCAAGACCCGATGCCGCCAAGAAGCGCGCTTCCGCCCCGACGGGAAATTGGTGTGGCGCAAGTGCCCAACGCCGCACGGTGCCCCAATCGACGCCTTGCTGCAGCAGAACGTCGCAGCGCTTCACAGTCACCACATTATTTTGGAGCGCACGCACGCAGAACAACGGCACGCCGCCGCTTCACGGAGTTACTGCACGCCAAATCGCGCTGATCGTCAGTCCCGCGAGGGCTGAAGTATGGCTGAGCCGCTGGTGTCCGTTAAGGGGATCATTTGTCGGACATAGCGTGAGCGCATGATCACCGGAGCGGAAGCGAAGCTCGACCCGGTCTGTCACCATTGACCTGCAAAGCTGGATAAATCCCTGGCCCCGTCCGCTGGAAGCAGGGAACCGCGAAACCCCAGGTCGAATCGCCTCCGTCAGCGCCGCACCTGCATCCGGCAAATGCACGTAATCAGGGTTTTGCCGCAGCGTCTCCAGCACACCCATGCCGCGATCCGCCACCACAAATTCGAAGGTGCGATCCGTAACTGCGTAGGCAACCAACCCTGTTTGAGCCGCGCCGCTATGCTCATAGACATTGTCCTGCATCTCACCCAATGCCCCTACCAGCGATCCGACGAGCCCGGAGGGGAAGCCTCTATTTTTGGCAGCATTTTCTGCGTGGAGGAGCCATTGCTCCCAAATCGGATCACGGGTCTCCACAGGATTCTCTAGCGGCAATGGAAACGCCCCAGCTTGATCACTGAAGCCGCCGCCGAACGGCTGGCCCGTTGCCCAAGCATCGCGAACGTTCGGGGCAAATGACCCCGCAAAAGAGACGGATGCATACTCGGCCGGAAATTGCTGGGCAGCGGCCAGTAACTCGACAAGTGGCCCAATACGTCCCGATCTTTCGATCAGAAACGAACCGTGGCTATGCAAATGACCACTCGTCGCTTCTCTGAGAAGGTCGTCTACAACCGAGAAATGCGCTTGGGCCGTCTGCATCGTCGATCAATACCATAAACACTTAGCACACTACTGCAATTCTTTAAGTTGAGCGCAGATCGGGAGTGCAATCGTCTTGTCTCAGCAAAGATGTGCTCGGCCCGCGTGGCCAAAAGTGCCTTCAAGCTTGTCATATTCGGAGGTCTGCAGAACTCCCTCGTCTTTGACGCTGTGCGCGGCGGCTTTTCTTGGCTCAGAATGCCTGCGATTGACAGGCAGAATAGCAAAACTCTGATTTGTCGAAAGTTGTTTAGGACGGGGGCACGCTAAGGACGGGATTCGGTGTCAGCGGACGTTCATTGTGGCTGATGCTCACGGCCGAAGGTGATCGTCTCCCGCCGCTCTAAGATCTCTGCGCCAACGGCAGCTGTCGTATGGGGCATTCCAAAAGGAGACCGGCGACAACCGGCCTATTAGCTGTCAGTCCCGAGGATCGCAGCTGAGCTTGCCGCCGCGGAGACTGCGATCTCCAGGACCGAGTGACCGCATTTCTGCGTAACCACGCCGATGACGCGGTCACGCGATAATCTCAATCCCTGCGCCGATTGACCGTTCGAGATCGCGCGATGAAACGCACCACGCCCGAGCAAGCGCATCAAGCTCCGCTCGCGATATACGGTCGCCCCGCTCGATGGTGAGCAGTCGCTTTCGCGGAATACCCGTCCGCTTCGCTAGCGTCGTCAGCGGCGTTGCCGTCTGCGCCGTCCACGCCTGAAACCAGTTGTCGCCATCCGCGATCATCTGTGCAACCGGATGATCTTCACCATAGCGGTCGAGCTCCAGTGCCACCGGTCGTTCACCCTTGCGCCGGCTCATCCCCGCTCGAACAGTTCGCACTGGGTATTACGACTTGCAAATGCATGTCGCGCGCGCTGCGCAGCGCCGACCGCCTGACGGTAATGGATGGTCCCGAACCGCTCCGCCTCGTCGAAGGCCAAGGGCGACCATCCGTCGCCAGGATAGCAGGCGTCATAAATCTCGCGCGCAGCCGCGCGCAGCTGCAGATCGTGCTGCATCATCAAGCTCCAAGTCGTCGAATCGCCACCGAAGTGGCGAGACCGATCTATAGAACAGAGCGCGAACATTCGACAAGGCACCGGCTCAGCCCGAAGGCATTCGCGAATGGAACCGGACTTGATCGCACGATGGAATTCAGGGCAGGGTTCAGCATCGAAAGGGGGTTGGTATCTTCATATTCGCGCTAATGCTCGCCTAGGCGATCGTCCCTGCAGGAACGACGTTTGCGTGCACCCCGGTGCGGGTCTGGGACGGCGATGGTCCGGTATGGTGCAAGGAAGGACCGCGCGTTCGGCTTGCCGGTATCGCAGCGCGTGAAACCGACGGCACTTGCCGTTCGAACCAGCCCTGTCCGAAGGCCGGATGGATTGCCGCCCGTGACGCAGTTGTAAACACCGTCGGTCGACCGCTCGGCAGAACCAGCGACGGCCATATCCGG is a window encoding:
- a CDS encoding DUF4417 domain-containing protein — its product is MKNANNNSLPRIVRNSQRLWDDAATMPCSLGCVSCVDRPICGGAHNSASFFDCSDYCRCDDKATCDLVCRGNPKQFVERLREVNGLDLKNAPRAPIVPIEALPPMVPLIEHSTARVGTLNSPIVALPLHALLDINAGTLRYPDRDALSQKFGIDPNARLVISGVARDRRIERYWAATDRAAMLEQLAALDIALITPPNYSVLTDVPRTDNMHAMKRILMAAAEMMQAGLPSALHVNARTERDYERWAELIAERPEIQCLAFEFATGTGRGERLDWHVAQLSALAARVPRPLGLVVRGGMRALEPLRAWFAAVTMIDTDAFTKTRCRQEARFRPDGKLVWRKCPTPHGAPIDALLQQNVAALHSHHIILERTHAEQRHAAASRSYCTPNRADRQSREG